A portion of the Roseovarius sp. SCSIO 43702 genome contains these proteins:
- the nirK gene encoding copper-containing nitrite reductase produces MTRFINPGLMKTSRRNVLRGSMLAGAAAMTGGAAMAAARAPQPRKADQVSRNLHKAAEKVSADSNAKPADLSGYTRVKQELVAPPFAPEHEQVATGGPKIVEVTMDTTERLMVVDEDTGASVWALTYNGSVPGPLIICHEGDMVELTLRNPADSMMEHNIDFHASTGALGGGGLTHVYPGEECVLRWKATKAGCFTYHCAPGGAMIPYHVCHGMNGAVMVLPRDGLKDRDGNPLRYDKIAYIGEQDYYLPRDENGDYKFYEAAGDDYADSLEAMRTLTPTHSVFNGAVGALTGEGALKFKVGETVLMVHNQANRDTRPHLIGGHGDYVWETSFGDAPLVNMETWFVRGGCAAAAMYTFEQPGVYAYVNHNLIEAALLGATAHFIVEGEWDNNLMEQVVEPRPFST; encoded by the coding sequence ATGACACGCTTTATCAACCCAGGGCTCATGAAAACCAGCCGCCGCAACGTGCTTCGCGGCTCCATGCTGGCGGGCGCCGCGGCGATGACCGGCGGGGCCGCCATGGCTGCCGCCCGTGCACCTCAGCCGCGCAAGGCAGATCAGGTGTCGCGCAATCTCCACAAGGCCGCCGAGAAGGTCAGCGCCGACAGCAACGCGAAACCTGCGGACCTTTCGGGCTACACCCGCGTCAAGCAGGAGCTCGTCGCACCTCCCTTCGCGCCCGAACACGAACAGGTGGCGACTGGCGGCCCCAAGATCGTCGAAGTGACAATGGACACCACCGAGAGGCTCATGGTCGTGGACGAGGATACGGGCGCATCCGTCTGGGCGCTCACCTATAACGGGTCGGTCCCCGGCCCGCTCATCATCTGTCACGAAGGCGACATGGTCGAGTTGACCCTGCGCAACCCCGCAGACAGCATGATGGAGCACAACATCGACTTCCACGCGTCCACGGGCGCGCTGGGCGGCGGCGGTCTCACCCACGTCTATCCGGGCGAGGAATGCGTGCTGCGCTGGAAGGCCACCAAGGCAGGCTGCTTCACCTATCACTGTGCGCCGGGCGGGGCGATGATCCCCTACCACGTCTGCCACGGGATGAACGGCGCCGTCATGGTCCTGCCCCGCGACGGCCTCAAGGACCGCGACGGGAACCCGCTGCGCTATGACAAGATCGCCTATATCGGCGAGCAGGACTACTACCTGCCGCGCGACGAAAACGGCGACTACAAGTTCTACGAGGCCGCAGGCGACGACTATGCCGACAGTCTCGAGGCTATGCGCACGCTCACGCCGACGCACTCGGTCTTCAACGGTGCCGTGGGCGCCCTCACGGGCGAAGGCGCGCTGAAGTTCAAGGTGGGCGAGACGGTGCTGATGGTTCACAATCAGGCAAACCGCGACACCCGTCCGCACCTCATCGGCGGCCATGGCGACTATGTCTGGGAAACGTCCTTCGGCGACGCGCCCCTCGTCAACATGGAGACCTGGTTTGTCCGGGGCGGCTGTGCGGCGGCGGCGATGTATACCTTCGAACAGCCGGGCGTCTATGCCTACGTGAACCACAACCTGATCGAGGCCGCGCTTCTCGGCGCAACCGCCCACTTCATCGTCGAAGGTGAATGGGACAACAACCTCATGGAACAGGTTGTCGAACCTCGCCCATTCTCGACCTGA
- a CDS encoding SUMF1/EgtB/PvdO family nonheme iron enzyme — translation MTTAAIRFRSRPVSLRPVVAGLVAALVIVGAAQMLRGPAPQMENLPEMAAKPFVLSDGRAIHVQRHEVSVAEWNICHEAGGCTLALRTRPGQDAATTPATGLSHADATEYVSWISAVTGHDFRLPTDAEWTEMASPVLPEAPDPLFTDPSLTWASSYLTEGIAPRALKPQGSFSTSSEGIADLDGSVWEWTSTCYAGEGGAADPSRCPAYFVGGEHVAAMSYLERDPARGGCAVGTPPAHLGLRLVTDDPLPR, via the coding sequence ATGACCACCGCCGCGATCCGTTTCCGTTCTCGACCCGTGTCCCTTCGTCCGGTCGTGGCGGGGCTGGTCGCGGCCCTGGTCATCGTCGGGGCCGCGCAAATGCTGCGCGGCCCCGCACCGCAAATGGAGAACCTGCCCGAAATGGCCGCGAAACCGTTCGTCCTCTCGGACGGGCGCGCCATTCACGTTCAGCGACACGAGGTCTCCGTTGCCGAATGGAACATCTGCCACGAAGCCGGCGGCTGCACGCTCGCCCTTCGAACACGGCCCGGTCAGGACGCCGCGACGACGCCTGCCACGGGGCTCAGTCATGCCGACGCAACCGAATACGTGAGTTGGATCTCCGCCGTGACCGGGCATGACTTCCGCCTGCCCACCGATGCCGAATGGACCGAGATGGCAAGCCCCGTGCTGCCCGAGGCGCCCGATCCGCTTTTCACCGATCCATCGCTCACCTGGGCGTCGTCCTATCTTACCGAAGGCATCGCTCCCCGCGCGCTCAAGCCGCAGGGCAGTTTCTCGACCTCGTCCGAGGGCATAGCCGACCTCGACGGCAGCGTCTGGGAGTGGACTTCGACATGCTACGCGGGTGAAGGCGGCGCCGCCGACCCCTCCCGCTGCCCCGCCTATTTCGTCGGCGGCGAGCATGTAGCGGCCATGTCCTACCTCGAACGCGACCCCGCACGCGGCGGCTGTGCTGTCGGCACCCCGCCCGCGCATCTGGGCCTCCGGCTCGTTACCGACGACCCCTTGCCCCGCTGA